AAACGGTATCAGGAGTATTAGCGTAAACAACAATATCAGGAAACGTGCGCACGGAAAGAACAATATCTAAAAACAAGGTATCCCGTTTCAGGCGCTTTTCAGTTTTATAGGTGATTATTTTTTTATACGTTTCAAATGCTACATGCTGAACATAGAGCGTATCCTGACTGATACTTTTTTTATTCAGATAGAATTTTCCTGAAGCATTTGTTTTAACGATTTCATTTTTGTCTGAGTAAACAAAACAGCGCGCACCGGGAATAGGGTCTCCGTCAATATCAGTTACTGTTCCTGATATCACATAAGTTTGCCCCAGCGAATTTAATCCTGCAAAAATTAAAATTATGGATATTAGATTTTGAAACTTCATGTAAAGTATAGATGCACAAACGTACAAAATTCCATAAATGAAATTGAAATATTTGTGATCGTAAGAATTTTAAATTACCACGTACTAAACCTATTAAACCATATTAATCTTTATACTCCTTAAGGTATTTTGGTGTGCAAATTAAATTCCTCTATGCGTTGAGAGCAGCGACCTGTAACAAAGTAAGCGCAACTTTACGCAATGAGTGAATACATTATTTTCAAGTATAAAAAATCAAATAAAAATGTATCTTTAACCAATGCCTGAATCCATTGACAATAGAAAAATATTCAGCTTAACAGAAGTAGCCAACAGCATAAGAAAGACCATTGCTGAAAGGTATACTACCGCTTTTTGGGTAAAGGCAGAGATCAATAAGTTAAATGCGTATGCCAAAAGCGGGCATTGTTTTCCTGAATTAGTCGAAAAAAAAGAGAGTCAAATAACCTGTGAAATGCGTGCTACCATTTGGAAAAATGATGTAGATAGAATTAACAGGAATTTCAAAACCACCTTGAATGAAACCCTGAAAGACGGCATTAAAGTACTTATGCTTGTTACCATTGTGTACGAACCAAAATACGGTTTGTCACTGGTGATTAAAGATATTGATCCATCCTACTCGCTGGGTGAGTTGGAACGTGAGAAAAAAGAAACCATTGAAAAACTTAAGAAAGAAAATCTATTTGACAAAAATAAAAAACTGGAGATTGCCTTATTACCGCAACGCATTGCTGTGATTTCAATTGAAACCAGCAAAGGTTATCAGGATTTTATTAAAGTGATTGATAAAAACATATTTGGATACAGATTTTTCCACATGCTCTTTCCGGCAGTATTGCAAGGTGATGCCAGTATACGCACCATTCAAAATCAACTGAAACGAATTGCCGGTGTAAAAAAACATTTTGATGCCGTTGCTATTATTCGCGGCGGCGGTGGTGATGTTGGATTATCTTCATTCAATAATTATGAATTAGCGAAAGAAATCTGCAATTTTACCTTGCCTGTTTTTACCGGCATTGGTCATTCAACCAACCTTACCGTGTGTGAAATGGTGGCGTTTCAAAGCGCAATTACCCCAACTGAACTTGGAGATTATTTTCTGCAGAGATTCCATGATGTTGCCGTTCCGGTGCAGCGTGCTCAGGATATGTTGATTCAACAAATTCCAAAACTGATTGAATTTGAAAAGCGTCAATTTTCACACAGTATTCAACTTTTCAAATCAAGCGTTAAAAATATTTTGCAAGAGCAAAAGCATCAACTGAAATCAATTACCACTGAGGCCATTCATGAATCTAAAATCAGGCTAAGTTCTGAACGGGAAAATATTTCACAAAGCATGCAACTGCTTAAAAAATCAGTAACCACTTTCAAGCGATTGGAAATAGAAGATATTCAAGCGCAGCATGACTTACTGAACAAATACAATCAACGATTTCTCAAAACCAAATCAGAAGAAATCAATCAAATTGAAAAAATGGTTCGTTTAGTTGATCCGGTACATGTGCTTAAGCGCGGTTACACAATTACTACGGTAAATGGTAAACTTCTAAAATCATCTGTTGACGTGCAAAATGGAGATAAATTGGTAACTAAAACATCTGACGGCATTATTATCAGTGAGGCTGAAGAAATAAAAAAGGCTGAATAAATTTTACTGCCTATTCATTGTACTTCAGGGGCAAGTAGCATAAGATTTAACTTTTGTTGTTATCCATAAAAGGTTCAGAAAATAAAATCTCATTAAATTTGAGCAATGGCTGAAATCAAAGATCAACATACAGCATCTGCTCCGGAAAAAAAGGAGAATGAATCACACTCAGACAAGCATCACGGATATGCAGTTGTTATTCTGGGTTTGGTAGCAGCTTTGCTAACCATGCCGCTATTCATGTTGCTCTATAAATACATTCCCGCACTGGAAATTAATATTGGAGCAAACGGAATACGTTTAGATCATATCATTCTCTTTTTGCTGATTTTTTTTGTAGCATATTATTTGTTGCGAAAGTTCAGAACTGTAGTATACATCATTATGATTGCAGGATTAGTGGTACTGACCATTACTAATTTTTCAGGCATCTATACCTTAGATCATCTCTATCATGATTACTCTGAATTTCTTTATAACCTCTCAGAAAATTCGCTTGAAAATGAATTCAGTTACAGCAACACTACTTTTTCAAGAGAACAAGAATTGCGCAATGCCATTGATTATGATAAGCCCGAAGTAAGAAATTACGCCGCCAGCATTGCGGTTAAACACTTTGAAGCTGAATCTTATTTATCAAAGAATAAAAAATGGGTACAATTTTTCAGCATATTTAAAGAGATATATGGACATTGGAAATACGTGTATGATCCGGTAGGTGAAGAATATTATTCCAAGGCAAGTGAAACACTCACACAATTGAATTATGATGACAATTTTAAAGGAGACTGTGATGATTATTCCATCTTCATGGCGTCGTGTATCAAAGCGGTTGGTGGTGAAGTACGCCTGATACGCACCGTAGTTGAGCGCAATGGACAACGTGGAGGACACATGTATCCTGAAGTGAAATTTGGTAATTCCAAAGATCTTGAAACGGTGGTATACTTGATAAAAAATGTATTCTTCATTGAAGAAGCCAAAGGAAAATCCATCTATTATTACGAAGATGCTAAAGGATTTATCTGGCTTAACTTTGATTACAATGACGCTTATCCCGGAAATAAATTTCAAAGCGACATTCGCGAAACTGAGATTCTGATCTAAAAGTTTAAATCCTGTAAAACGTTTTAGGTAAATAACTGCGGTTTATCTGTCAATTTAATGCATTCGTCTAAAAGATTTGCGATTCAAGGCAAACCTTGGTACATTTTATTGACTTTGAACCCAAACCCTATGGACATCCGAAACTGCAACTTTCATTGCCCGCACTGCACACACCAACTTAATTCAGAAGGATTTATTTCACTTTCTACTAAACGATCTAATGGAGAAGAAGGCACTATCAGATTAGCTACCTCTTTTGGCAATTATGAATACTCACATGAACCGGAAGTTAAATTTACCGATGGAGAATTGGTTGCATTTGCTTGCCCTTCATGCCGCAATCAGGTACATTCAGATAAGTATAAAGATTATGCCATGATCAAAATGCAAGTCAACGATAAAATTGTATTTGATATTTTGTTTTCACGTGAAGCCGGTAAACGTAAAACGTATATTGTCACTGAAGACGGCATTGAATCCTACTCAGAGTAAAGGAGGGAGGAAATTTGCCAGTTTTTGTTGACCCTCGTGTTTTTTTTCCTCTCTTCTCATTCCTCTCTCCGGGAGAGAGAGGAAGTGACGTTTGTTCGCACTTTTTGGTAACCCTCGTGTTTTTTTTTCCTCTCTTCTCATTCCTCTCTCCGGGAGAAAGAGGAAGTGACCTTAGTTCGCACTTTTTGTTAACCCTCGTGTTTTTTTTCTCTCTTCTCATTCCTCTCACCGGGAGAGAGAGGAAGTGACGTTAGTTCGCACTTTTTGGAAACTCGTGTGTACTGGTCTTCTTCTACTTTGGAGAGAGTATTGAGTGGAGGATACAGCCTCTGACTCAATGGTTTTAACAAATAATCAAATTTGGATTACGGATAATAATTACCTTTATTAATAAGGTGAGTGTCTATTGTCTTGTATCTTCACCTCAATTACATTTGACTCCATCAACCTCATCTCAAGCCGTATGAAAAAATTATTGATTTACTCGCTGCCCCTTCTGCTTTTTGCTTGTGGCACCGGAAAAGTGGAAGACGCTGAACTTGTTCAGATCAATCCTGAATATTCACGATACGTATCTGCATTTACCGGCGGCACCATCTCATCAGACGGTATAGTTAGAGTGAAACTCAAAGATCCGGTCTCACCTGAAAAAAAAGAAACCGATCCTTCTGATATTTTTTCCCTTACTCCAAACGCTGAAGGAATTGTAAGTTGGGCTGATGATCAAACCCTAGAGTTTGATCCCGTTACCCCATTGCACAGCGGTGTGCGCTATAAAGGTTCTCTTGACCTTGAAAGTCTTATGGAAGTTGAACCGGGATTTGAATTGTTTGAGTTTAATTTCAGAACAATTAAAAAAGATTTCAGAGTTGAACTTGATCAGTTCTCTCCTTATAATACTGCTGATTTTTCAAGACAACGTTTACATGGCAAAATTCATTTCAATGATTTGGTTGATTCAACGCATGTATTAAATATTATTCACGCAACACAAGATGGAAACAACCTGGATGTTGATTTAAAAAAAGAAAACAAGTTTACCTGGAGTTTTACAGTGAATGATATTCAACGTAAAAATGATCGTTCAAATCTTTCATTGAATTGGAACGGTGAAGGCGCAGGCATTGAAACAACCGGTGAAAAAAAATTGAACATTCCTGCACTTGATGAATTTGTGGTGGTAGATGTTGAAGTAGTGCATGCGCCGCATCAGTATATTAAAATTCACTTTTCAGATCCACTTAATAAATCTCAGTTATTTGATGGTTTAATTTATTTGAATGATCATGATGTAACAATGATTGTTGAAGATCAGGCAGTCATCCTCTACCCTACTGAGCGCATTGTAGGTTCAGAGTACGTAAATATTGATGCGGGTATAGAAAATGTCCGCGGACAAAAACTCCAATCACGCGAAGCGTACAGAGTATATTTTGAAGATATTGCTCCGCAGATTGAATTGCTGGGAGAAGGAACCATTGTGCCGCGATCAAACGATTCTCACTTCCCTTTCAAGGCAGTTAATCTCAGCGCTGTGGATGTTACTATTATAAAAATTTATGAAGACAATGTATTGCAATTTTTTCAATCCAATTCGTATGACGGAACCTATCAGCTCAGACGAGTTGGGCGTGAAGTTTACCAGCAGCGTGTTGAATTGAATCCTGACGGTGATCTCAATTTACGTGACTGGAATAATTTCTCCATTGATCTAAGAAAATATACTGACCTTGAACCTGGCGCCATCTACCGCATCAAATTATCTGCTAAAAAAGAATACTCTATTTATGAATGTACTGATCAACCTAACATTGATGAATCACTAACCGCTTTTGCATTTACCGGTTCAGATGAAGAAT
This genomic stretch from Crocinitomicaceae bacterium harbors:
- the xseA gene encoding exodeoxyribonuclease VII large subunit; the encoded protein is MPESIDNRKIFSLTEVANSIRKTIAERYTTAFWVKAEINKLNAYAKSGHCFPELVEKKESQITCEMRATIWKNDVDRINRNFKTTLNETLKDGIKVLMLVTIVYEPKYGLSLVIKDIDPSYSLGELEREKKETIEKLKKENLFDKNKKLEIALLPQRIAVISIETSKGYQDFIKVIDKNIFGYRFFHMLFPAVLQGDASIRTIQNQLKRIAGVKKHFDAVAIIRGGGGDVGLSSFNNYELAKEICNFTLPVFTGIGHSTNLTVCEMVAFQSAITPTELGDYFLQRFHDVAVPVQRAQDMLIQQIPKLIEFEKRQFSHSIQLFKSSVKNILQEQKHQLKSITTEAIHESKIRLSSERENISQSMQLLKKSVTTFKRLEIEDIQAQHDLLNKYNQRFLKTKSEEINQIEKMVRLVDPVHVLKRGYTITTVNGKLLKSSVDVQNGDKLVTKTSDGIIISEAEEIKKAE